A window of Gemmatimonadota bacterium contains these coding sequences:
- a CDS encoding peptide ABC transporter substrate-binding protein has translation MRRSPRPLLLLAPLLLALACDGLGGATGGGTVIITSAADADALVPPLRVSIGGRMMSELLYDPLVEIGADRVPFGDAGFQPRLARSWRWSDDSLVIVFTLDPKARWHDGRPVVATDVVAGLAAIRDPANGSTTMADIPDIDSVHVIDERTAAVHFNARSSEQMYAASLVFPLPSHLVDTIPAGTLPTSAYAQQPVGSGPYRFVSREPTVRTELAAVEDHYRGRPGPDRIVLLVSKEPATAIAKLWTEEADVYDVLPPPDVAEAAKHPHVRLVRSLGFDYTFMGFNFRDPRDTSRAHPLLADTPMRRAIVHAIDRQDVVRALFDTLGAQALGPFARIQATADTTVPQPSFDTARANALLDSLGWRTRGADGIRMRDGRRLALRVLVPGPSANRVRASVVLQEQLRRVGIDAPLDKVDGQAFGAARDAGSWDLLLGGWGTTPSMRGIRGTWGSRSHPGWGRLNAGNYSNVDFDREVEAGLAAITADSARAHFRAAFRVIAEDVPATWLYEVTPVSAVHARFEVPSWRPEAWWRTIPLWRLDRSRALLRDARPAAQ, from the coding sequence ATGCGCCGATCCCCGCGTCCGCTGCTGCTCTTGGCCCCGTTGCTCCTGGCCCTCGCATGCGACGGCCTCGGTGGTGCCACCGGTGGCGGCACCGTCATCATCACCTCCGCCGCCGACGCGGACGCCCTCGTCCCGCCGCTCCGCGTCTCGATCGGCGGCCGGATGATGAGCGAGCTCCTCTACGATCCGCTCGTCGAGATCGGGGCCGACCGCGTGCCCTTCGGCGACGCCGGCTTCCAGCCGCGCCTCGCCCGGAGCTGGCGCTGGAGCGACGACTCGCTCGTGATCGTCTTCACGCTCGACCCGAAGGCGCGGTGGCACGACGGCCGTCCGGTCGTCGCGACGGACGTCGTCGCCGGCCTCGCCGCCATCCGTGACCCGGCCAACGGTTCCACGACCATGGCCGACATCCCTGACATCGACTCGGTGCACGTGATCGACGAGCGGACGGCCGCCGTGCACTTCAACGCGCGCTCCTCCGAGCAGATGTACGCGGCGTCGCTGGTCTTCCCGCTCCCGTCGCACCTGGTCGACACCATCCCGGCCGGCACGCTCCCGACCAGCGCGTACGCCCAGCAGCCCGTGGGCTCGGGCCCGTATCGCTTCGTCTCGCGCGAGCCGACGGTCCGCACCGAACTCGCGGCGGTCGAGGACCACTACCGCGGACGTCCCGGACCCGATCGCATCGTCCTCCTCGTGTCGAAGGAGCCGGCGACGGCGATCGCGAAGCTGTGGACGGAGGAGGCGGACGTGTACGATGTGCTCCCGCCCCCCGACGTCGCCGAGGCGGCGAAGCATCCGCACGTGCGGCTCGTCCGCTCGCTCGGATTCGACTACACGTTCATGGGATTCAACTTCCGCGATCCGCGCGACACGTCGCGCGCGCATCCGCTCCTCGCCGACACGCCGATGCGCCGGGCGATCGTCCACGCGATCGACCGCCAGGACGTGGTGCGGGCGCTCTTCGACACGCTCGGCGCGCAGGCCCTCGGCCCGTTCGCGCGGATCCAGGCGACCGCGGACACGACGGTCCCCCAGCCCTCCTTCGACACCGCGCGCGCGAACGCACTCCTCGACTCCCTCGGCTGGAGGACGCGGGGTGCCGACGGCATCCGCATGCGCGACGGCCGTCGACTCGCGCTGCGCGTGCTGGTGCCAGGCCCGAGCGCCAATCGCGTCCGGGCCTCGGTGGTCCTCCAGGAGCAGTTGCGTCGCGTCGGCATCGACGCACCGCTCGACAAGGTCGATGGCCAGGCGTTCGGCGCCGCGCGCGATGCCGGCAGCTGGGACCTGCTCCTCGGCGGCTGGGGCACCACGCCCAGCATGCGTGGCATCCGGGGGACGTGGGGGAGCCGGAGCCACCCCGGCTGGGGGCGCCTGAACGCCGGCAACTACTCCAACGTCGACTTCGACCGCGAGGTCGAGGCCGGCCTCGCGGCGATCACCGCCGACAGCGCGCGCGCACACTTCCGCGCGGCGTTCCGCGTGATCGCCGAGGACGTGCCCGCGACGTGGCTCTACGAGGTGACGCCCGTGAGCGCGGTGCACGCCCGCTTCGAGGTCCCGTCGTGGCGGCCCGAGGCGTGGTGGCGCACGATCCCCCTCTGGCGCCTCGACCGCTCCCGCGCGCTGCTGCGCGACGCGCGCCCCGCCGCGCAGTAG
- a CDS encoding ABC transporter permease, whose protein sequence is MRAALLSRIGQAALVVLLVVATCFTLIRLAPGDPFFRALDEATVTPEQRAEQRARFGYDRPVVEQFVRYATNIVRGEFGWSHSRGEPVSRALVKAIPNSMLLAGTALVLAFTAGIAIGAWQGWRHGTLLARASDALGLVLVSIPDFVLAVLAVMGPALAWRLFPVGGMRTEFGPGGVEGVVDLLHHLVLPALTLAIPIGAVAARLQRAAMLGVRDADFVRAARARGATETRIVTHHALRNALVPVLAYAGVQVSALMGGVVIIEQVFDWPGMGRLMLAAVQARDYPLVAGAVLVSSLGTVLGTMAADVALLWADPRQRSIA, encoded by the coding sequence GTGCGCGCGGCACTCCTCTCGCGCATCGGCCAGGCGGCGCTCGTCGTCCTCCTGGTCGTCGCGACCTGCTTCACGCTCATCCGCCTCGCGCCGGGCGATCCGTTCTTCCGCGCCCTCGACGAGGCCACCGTCACGCCGGAGCAGCGCGCCGAGCAGCGCGCGCGCTTCGGGTACGACCGTCCGGTCGTCGAGCAGTTCGTGCGCTATGCGACGAACATCGTGCGCGGCGAGTTCGGCTGGTCGCACTCGCGCGGCGAGCCCGTCTCGCGCGCGCTCGTGAAGGCGATCCCCAACTCGATGCTCCTCGCCGGCACGGCCCTCGTCCTCGCGTTCACCGCGGGGATCGCCATCGGGGCGTGGCAGGGCTGGCGGCACGGCACCCTCCTCGCGCGGGCGAGCGATGCCTTGGGCCTCGTGCTCGTCTCCATCCCCGACTTCGTGCTCGCGGTCCTGGCGGTCATGGGACCGGCGCTCGCCTGGCGGCTCTTCCCCGTCGGCGGGATGCGCACCGAGTTCGGCCCCGGCGGCGTCGAGGGTGTCGTCGACCTCCTGCACCACCTCGTACTGCCCGCCCTCACGCTCGCCATCCCCATCGGCGCGGTCGCGGCGCGATTGCAGCGCGCGGCGATGCTCGGCGTGCGCGACGCCGACTTCGTGCGCGCCGCCCGCGCGCGCGGCGCCACCGAGACGCGCATCGTCACGCACCACGCGCTGCGCAACGCACTCGTGCCCGTGCTCGCCTACGCAGGCGTGCAGGTCTCGGCGCTCATGGGCGGCGTCGTCATCATCGAGCAGGTGTTCGACTGGCCCGGGATGGGGCGACTGATGCTCGCCGCCGTGCAGGCGCGCGACTACCCGCTAGTTGCCGGGGCGGTCCTCGTGAGCAGTCTTGGCACCGTGCTCGGGACCATGGCCGCCGACGTCGCACTGCTCTGGGCCGATCCGCGGCAGCGGAGCATCGCCTGA